The genomic interval ACGGCTCCGCTACTATCTTTCGGGAGGCTACGAGCGTGAGAACGGCATTCAGATGAACAACTACTGGGAGCGGATCTCCGCGCGGCTGAATGTCGACTACAAGGTGGCCAACTCGCTGACCGTCGGCACGCGGATCTATCTGGCCCGTTTGCGCGGCAACCCCTATACGGAGTCCTTCCCCTGGGTCTCGATCCCCTACATGAGCATCTATGACGAGGACGGCGAATTTTCGGCCATTCCTTCGGGTATCGACTTCTCGGGGGCCAATCCCGTGGCCGACATCGCCTACCACCACCAGAAACAGTCGGACCTGGTGGCCAACGGCGACCTGTTCATCGACTGGGAGATCGTCAAGGGGCTGAAACTCAACCTGACGGGTTCGGCACAGCTCGGCGGCGGCTATGACGACAACTTCTCCGAGGCCAATACGCTGGGGCGCTCCCCGACGAAGGACAGCTATACCAAGGCGCTCGATTACGGCGAGCAGTACACCTTCACGGCGACGCTCTCCTACGGGAAACTCTTCGCCGGGAAACACGACCTGCGGGTGATGGTGGGTTACGAGGCCAAGAGTGCCCAGTTGGCCGATCTTTCGGCGACGGCTTCCGACTTCCCGATCAACGATCCCGAGTCGTTCGCCCTCTCGACGAACCCCACCAAGAGCGCTTCGGGAGCCCTGAGCGAGGACCGCTTCCTCTCGCAGTTCGCACGTCTGAACTACGCCTACGACAACCGTTACCTGCTGACGATGAACGTCCGTCGCGATGGCTCGCCCAAGTTCGGACCGAAGAACCGCTGGGGTGTCTTCCCTTCGGTGTCGGTCGGCTGGAAGATCTCCGAGGAGCCCTTCTTCAAGGCGTGGAATGTTGAATGGGTGTCGATGATCAAGCCGCGCTTCAGCTGGGGTATCCTCGGCAACGACCAGGCGCTGAACGCCTTTGCCTACATGGCGGCGTTCCAGAACGTCACGAGCCACTCGTTCGACGGAACCTCGGCCGTCGGGGGCTACAACAACATCAAGGTCGTCAATGAGGACATCCGGTGGGAGTCGATCTACACGACCGACGTGGGTCTCGACGTGGACCTCTTCCGCAACCGCCTGTCGATCTCGTTCGACTGGTATCAGCGCATCACCCGCGACATGATCTACGCCCTTTCGGTCCCCAACTCTTCGGGAATCACCTCGCCGTCGTCGCTGACCGGCATGAGCACCATGCCCGTGAACCTCGGACGGATCGACAACCGCGGCTGGGAACTGCTTGTCAATTACCGCAATAACATCGGTTACTTCAACTATGCGATCAGCGGCAACATCTCGCAGAACCGCAACAAGGTGGTGGATCTGGGGCTCACCAATGCGGCGATTTACGGCGGCGGCGGACACCCCAATACGGGCCCGAGCCCCTGCAAGACGGTCAACGGACAACCCATCAGCCAGTTCTGGGGGCTGAAGACCGACGGCATGATCACCTCCCAGGAGGAGATCGACGCCCTCAATGCCAGGGCGCAGGCCAACGGGTATGACTATTACCACCAGCGCCTGACCGGGGTGGGCGACCTCAAATATGTCGATCTGAACGGCGACGGGACGATCAACGACGACGACTGCACCTTCATCGGCAATCCGTGGCCGACGCTGCAGTACGGCTTCAACATCTCGCTCGAATGGCGCGGCATCGACTTCGCGGCCGATTTTACGGGAATTGCCGGGAACGACGTGCTGAACCTTGCACGATCCTATACCGAGAGCGTGCAGGAGAGTTCCAATACGACCTCCGAGGTCTTCGGGGCCTCGTTCTTCCTCGGCAACGGCCTCACGGACCGCCCGCGGATCATGGGGCTCGATGCCGACAACGGAAACGCCCCGGTCAAGGACCCCAACTACAACTACCGGAAATACTCCGACTACTTCATCGAGGACGGCTCCTACCTGCGGCTGAAGAACATCACCCTGGGGTACACCTTCCCGCGGCGCTGGACCCGGCGTGCGAAGATCGACCGGTTGCGGATCTACGTCTCGGCGACGAACCTCTGGACGATTACCGGTTTCTCGGGCCTCGACCCCGAATTCTCGAACACCACGAAAACCGCATACGGCGTCTATTACGGCACGACCTATCCGCAGACCCGGATGATCTCCTTCGGTCTGGACCTGAGTTTCTAAACGACTGCGAATCATGAAAAAGCTATTCCGAAAAATACGTCTCTCCACGGTGGCGTGTGCCGCCGCGGCAGCGACCGCCTGCGGCAGCGACTGGCTGGAACTGAGTGATCCCAACTCGTTGTCGCCGAGTAATTTCCCGACGAAGATCGAACATGTCGACCTGCTGGTCAATTCGGTTTACGGGGTGCAGCACCACTGGTGCTTCCTCGGGAACTATTGGGCCGGGTACGTGATGTACTGCCTCGACCACACGATCGACATGCTCTGGCACGAGGATCCGGGGTGGATCGACATCTGTGCCGGGGAGGTGAAGGTCGGCAACAACAAGGTCACCGATCCCTGGACGGCGCTGAGCCTCGGGGTCTACTACGCCAATACGGCGCTGGAGCAGATCGAGGCCTATCGGGCCTCGGCTCCCGACTCCGAGACCGAGGCGCTGAACAACTACGAGGGCGAGTGCCTCTTCTTCCGGGCCTACTACTGGTGGCACATGCTCTCGCTCTACGGGCAGCCCGACAGCGAAGGGGTCGGGATTCCGATCGTCCGCAAGGTCCCCAAGACCCTGGAGGAGATGTACATCGGTCGGGAGAAGACCGGCGACTGCTACCGGGCGATCATCGAGGATCTGGATGCCGCCGTGGGGCTTCTCACGCAGACCGATCCGCATCGTGTGACGCTGTGGGCCGCCAAGGCCTTCCGGGCCAAGGCGTGTCTCTTCGCCGGGGAGACCGAACTGGCCAAGACCTACCTGAAGGATTGCATCGACAACAGCGGCAAGACCCTGGAGTCGTTCGAGCGCTACCGCATGATGTTCAACGGTTACGACGAGTACGAGTACAACAGCGAGTCGTTCTACGAAGTGGGCAACCGGGCCGACCCGACGAGCGGTGCGGCCTACGGAAGTCCCAATACCGGTTCGACGCTGTCGCTCTACTACCCGCCCTTCTGCATCGCGCCCGACGGGACGCGCACGGCGATGTCCTACGGCAACCAGTACATGCACGACCGCAACCTGATCCGCTTCGGCTATACGGATCCCGCTCCGCAGTCCTCCGCGGTGATGAAGTCGCGCGAGGGTGAGGGCGGCGAGACGGAGTATTACCTCGACGAGGATTATCTGGCCCTGCAGCAGAAGCACCGCGACGAACTCGGCCGTGAGGAGAACGGTCCCGATCCGCGGCTGTACGTCTGTGCCCTGCAGCCCTTTATCGACGAGGTGCAGATGACCATCGACGGGGTGAATGACTCGCGGAAGGTCGCACAGGTCGATTTCGGCAAGTGGTGGGAGGACACCTCCAAGACGACGGGCAACGATCCCGAAACCTTCTACGGCTGGCCGGTCCGCAAGTACAACTTCCTCGAAGGACATCTGCTCGATGCCACGCGCAACGTCGCCGGTTACAACATCTATTTCATCCGGTTGCCGGAGATCTACCTGATGTACGCCCTGTTGGTGAAGGACTCGGACCCGGCGACCGCGCTGGAGTATGTGAACAAGGTGCACCGCCGGGCCTACAACTATCCGGTGGACGGAGCCTCGCCCGTGGACTATGCGTCGCTCGGGGACCGGACCCGGACGGCCGACGAGACGGATCATCTGGCCAACGACCCGCTGCTGTACGAATTGTGGGCCGAGGTGTTCGGCGAGATGCGCTGGTGGGAGTATGTGCGTCTGCTGGACCTGGGCGAGCAGGAGAAGGACTTTTACAAGACGATCTCCGGGCCGGGCGCCTCGAAGACGAATATCGTCTGGAAGGATACGAACTACGCCATGCCGATTCCGACCTCGGAGTTCGAGACGAATCCCAATCCGGAGATGGTGCAGACACCCGGGTACTGATTTTTCAAGTATTGATTCTTTTGGAGCGATTTTGGGGTGAAAAACACCCCTGCGGCAATCTTCTGCCGCAGGGGTGTTTTTTTATCGGGAGGCCGGTTCCGGATGGAGCGAATCCGATATTGTCTTGTCTCTTCTCTTCCCGGCCCGTTCAGCCGATGAGTTTCAGCAGTCGGCTCTCCGCCGTGTCGGGGAAAAGCCGCCGGAAATGGGTGTGGATGCGTTCGAACGATTCGGAAGGGCTTCGGTCGACGGCGAGTCCTCCGTAAAGCGTCTCCGGAGTCGTGTAGCGGGCTACACCCCAGCCGTAGGGGTTGCCGTGGCGGTCGATGTTGTACTCGAAGTCCGCAATCACGAGACGCATCTCCATCTGCAGGCGTGTCAGAATCGGGTCCAGCGAGATCTTTTCATCCTCCGGGACCTCGGACGTGAGGTCTCTCGCGGAGCGTTTGCCGCGTCCCCGGGCAAAGCCGAGCATCCGGCGCAACTCCTGGATGGTGGCCGAGCCTTCAACCTGGATGGTCTGCAGCACCACGTCGTCCAGGGCGGCCGTGTCCTCGTTGGGCGCCAGCAGCCGCGAACGCCGGTAATTGGCCCAGTCGGGCAGCCATTCGCGGCTGACGAAGCCCGCTTTGCGGTTGAAGAATTTGCCGTAGGCGCAGTGCCCCTCGCGGATCACGGGGCCTTTCCACTCCCAGGCTCCCTCCTCGTCGCTGAACCAATGCTCCGGAGCAATCATCTCCTCGATCGAGAACCCGGCGATCCCGCACCGGAAAAAGGGTAGAAATCCGAGTTCGAGGCAGCGCTCCTCGATGTCGGATGAACTGTTCAAAAGTCGTTTCATAACGCTTGGCTTTATCTTTGTCGGGATGATTGCGGCGGCGGGGTTCTCCAACGGTCGGATTCCTCCCTTGCGAATCACCTCCCGCAGATGAACTGTCGATAAGTTGCTGCCCGCCTTCCGCTGTCTGCTGCCCGCCTTCCGCTGTCTGCTGCCCGCGGCCCGTCTGCTGTCCGCCGGACGGGCTGCGGAGCCTCTACTTGACGACGATCAGGTCCACACCGGCCTCTTCGAGCGCCGCGGACATCTGTTCGGAGACCCTGGCGTCGGTCACGATCACATCCACATCCTCCAGCGAACCGATACGCCCGAAGCCGCGCTGCCCGAATTTCGAGGAGTCGGCCAATACGATCGTCTTCGAGGCCGAAGCCATCATCCGGCGCGTCAACTGCGCCTCCTCGATGGTCGATGTGGTGATCCCGTGTTCGAGATCGATACCGTCGACCCCGAAGAAGAGTTTCGAACAGATGCAGTCCTCAAGCCCCCGGGCCGTTTCGCCGCCCAGGACCGAGAGGGATTTCTTGTGTATCGTACCGCCCAGCTGCACGACATTGACATTCTCGACATCGTTGAACAGAACCCCGAGCCGCAGGAACGGCGTCACGATGTTCAGGTGGTGCCACGGTCGCATCCGAATCTCCTCGGCAAAGGCATAAATCGTCGACCCCGAGGCCACGATCACCGAATCGCTGTCGTCCAGCAGCTCCACGGCTCGCCGAGCAATGGCTCGTTTGGCTTCGCGGTTGATGTTGTCCTTGACATGCACGTCCAGATCCGCCACATGCGGATTGGCCGGACGGGCACTCCCGTGTACTTTGTAGAGAAGTCCCTTGCTTTCGAGGATCTTCACATCCTTGCGGATGGTGACCTTCGTCACGCCCAGTTCATTGGCAATATCCGTAATGCGCACGAATCCGTGTGCATTCAGCGTGTCGAGAATGTATTTGTGCCGTTCGGCGATGCTCAACATGGTTCCGTCATTAAAAAGTGCAACAAAAGGTTGTCAAAGGCAAATATACGCAAAGGTGAGCGCAGAGGCAAACGAAAACGGAGTTTTCAGGTTTGACTGTGCCGAACCGCATCCTATGTTCTGTAAATATAGTGAAAGGTGAGCGCAGAGGCAAACGAAAACGGAGTTTTCAGGTTTGACTGTGCCGAACCGCATCCTATGTTCTGTAAATATAGTGAAAGGTGAGCGCAGAGGCAAACGAAAACGGAGTTTTCAGGTTTGACTGTGCCGAACCGCATCCTATGTTCTGTAAATATAAAATCAGCGGCATAAATCGCAGCCTTCCCGCTCTGCGCTCTGCGGAAGGGCTACCGGTCTCCGGACTCCGTGGCGTAGCCGTCGGCCCGGGCATCCCACATCAGCAGGAAAATCACCATGCCGATCAGTGCCATGCCGAGAATCCCCACATAGGCCCAGCTCCACCCGTAGTGCTGGGCTACGAATCCCAGTCCCACGCCCGTCGCGCTGCGGAAAGCCCGTGACAAGACGGTTTTATGGCCTCTTTTTAGCCGAGAGACAATCCGTCGTTTTCTTTTTTTTGATCGTCTCTTTTTCTTGCTTTACTTTCGAGATATTTTATGGAATATTTTCTTTTTGTGATATTTTATGGTTGTTTAATTTTGCATTTTATTTCTTTTTTACTTTCTTTGCAGTTGGAAGTGCTCCCGATTCATAAAATTCATCAACAATAATGTCCGGTATCATGTTGTGTGACGGGGCTTGCGGTAGGGCGGAAATTCAGGTGTGACCTGCGGATACGGATTCGGACCCCCTGTTGTAAAATCGGGAAACCCGCAAAATACATGGAATTGAAACATGCTGAATTTTTTTTTGTGATATTTTTGTGCCGTTATTTGCAGTGCAAAGGGAAGCAGATAAGTGAAAATGTTAATCCAATAAACCCGATTTGTATGATGAAGAAACGACCCTCTTTTCCGTTCGGCTGAGAACGCCGACCCCTTTTCCATTGATCGATGACCATTGCAAACCATGAACCATTAAAACAAACCATGTTGAAACTTCTTACTTCTATGATAGAACGCTGGAGCGTTGTCTGTACGAAGGGTTGTGTGCTGCTGTTGCTGGGTGCACTGACGGCGCCGCTTCACGGCATCGCGGCAAATGGTGAAGTGTTCGAATCTGTCGAGCGTAATATCCGGATCTCGGGTGTCGTCAGGGACAGCGAGGGAAATCCGCTCGTCGGTGCGACGCTTATCGTCGAGGGTACGACCCAGGGTACCAGCACCGGTGCGAACGGTGAATACTCCCTGACCGTGCCCTCGAAGGCCCGGATCATCTGCTCGTATCTGGGATTCAACTCCGTAACGCAGGAGGTCGGAACCCGTACCCGGCTGGATTTCACCTTGGAGGCCTCGGCCAACAGCATCGAGGATGTCGTCGTGACGGCCCTCGGTATCACCCGCAAGGAGAAGAGCCTCGGGTACGCCGTGTCGAAAATCGGCGAGGATGACATCACGAACAGCGCCAGCGGAAACTGGCTGAGCGGGATGGCCGGCAAGGTCGCCGGTCTGAACCTGGACCAGTCGTCGGCCGGCCCCGGCGGATCGGTGCGTGTGACGCTGCGCGGCGAAGGGTCTCTCTCCTACAACAACAATACGGCGCTTTTCGTCGTTGACGGCGTGCCCATCGGCAACGGCATGGAGGGAAACTCCACCTCCGGCTCCTACGAGTCGGACGACGCCCCGATCGACTACGGCAACGGCGCCGGAGACATCAACCCCGAGGATGTCGAGAGCATCTCCATCCTCAAGGGCCCCGCCGCAACGGCCCTCTATGGTTCGCGGGCCGCCAACGGTGCCGTGATTATCACGACGAAGTCCGGCCGTCAGCAGCGGGGCATCGGCGTGACCTACTCCACGTCGGTCACCTTCGACAAGGCAGGCTATTGGCCCGATTTCCAGTATGAATACGGCGCCGGGGACTTCCGCAAGACCACCATCAACACGGGCCATACATCCGACGGCCTGAGCCCCGACGAGTATTCGTTCTATACCGTGGATGCCGAGCATTCGGATACCGGCGTGCGCATCCCGACCTTCCACTCCCGCTATCAGTTCGGCGAGAAGATCAACGGGCAGATGCGCTACATGTACGCCTCGTATGATCCCGAAACCGACACCTATACGCGGCTTCCCTACGAGGTGTGCGACTGGTACAAGGGCTTCTTCCGCACGGGCGTCACCTACACCAACAGCGTGGCGATCGATGCCAGCGACGGCCGCGGTTCGCAGCTCCGACTCTCGATCAAGGATACGCGCAACGACTGGATCGTACCCAATACGGGATTCAATACGCAGAACATCAGCTTCTCGGCTTCCAGCAAGCGGAACAAGTGGATCGAGGCGTCGGTCAAGATGACCTACTACCGCAAGAATTCGGACAACCTGCCCGTCGGTGGTTACAGCAACTCCTCGCCGCTGAAGACACTGCTCTGGCAGCCGGTCAGCGCCTCGGTGGACGATGCCTACAACGAGTGGGCGAGCGGCCGTCTGGTCGACTACTACTCGGGGGCCGATACCTCGATGAAGCTCATCAACGGGTCGATGGACAACCCCTATTTTATCGTGTACGAATGCCTCAATACACAGTCCCGCGACCGCGTGTACGGCAATGCGAGCGTGACGGGGCACATCATCCCCGACAAGCTGTCGCTGACGCTGCGCTCGGGTCTGGACTTCAGCAACGACTTCCGCACCCAGCAGAAACCCCAGTACACCCACGCCTACCTCGACGGCATGTACCGTGAACAGACCATCCGTTCGCTGGAGATCAACAACGATTTTCTGCTCAACTACCACGACACCTTCGGGGACTTTGCGCTCAATGCCTCGTTCGGCGGCAACAACATGGTCTACAAGTACAGCAATATCCGGCTGACGGCCCAGCAGCTTGAGGAGCCCAACGTCTTCATTCTCCAGAATGTCAACGGAACGCTCGACTTCTCGTCCGTGCGTCGCATGAAGTCGATCAACTCCTTCTACGGCTTCGTCTCGCTGAGCTGGCGCGACATGCTTTTCCTCGACATTACGGGCCGCAACGACTGGTCGTCGACGCTGGCCCCGGGTTACAACTCCTATTTCTATCCGTCGGTGAGCGCCAGCGTGTTGCTCGACGAGGTGCTGGGAATCAAGCAGAAGGCCGCGTGGATCGACATGCTGAAGATCCGCGGCTCGTGGGCCAACGTCGGTAACGACACCGAACCCTATCAGTTGCTGGCCGCCTACTCGAACTCCTCGGTCTTCACCGGGGCCTATACGCTTCCGAGCTCGACCAAGAACATGCGGCTGAAGCCCGAGAACGTCGAGAGCTGGGAGGTGGGTGTCGAAGGGCACTTCTTCAAGAACCGCATCTCGTTCGACGTGGCCTATTACGATTCGGAGACCACCGATCAGATCATCAACGTCCCCTCCGACTGGGCGACGGGCGCCTCGTCGATGGTCATCAATGCGGGTTGCGTGCGCAACAACGGCGTGGAGGTGGCCATGCATTTCCGCCCGATTGAGCACCGGAACTGGAGCTGGAACATCGACGTCAACTGGTCGAAGAACTGGAACGAACTGGTCGAGTTGGCTCCGGGCGTCAATGTCTGGCAGCTCAACGCCAACAACACCATCGGCAGCAAGGTTTTCATTTATGCCTATCCGGGTACGGAGCTGGGACGCATCTACGGTTACGGACTCCAGACGGCGCCCGAAGGGGCCTTCTACTACGACGAGCAAGGCCGCAAGATCGACTGCTCGGGGCAGGACATCGTCGACGCCGAAACCGGCAACCCGATTCTCGACGGTACGAACCTGAAGGATCTGGGCAGCATCTATCCGCAGTGGAAGGGCGGCTTCACGACCTCGCTCCGCTACAAGAACCTCTCGCTGACGGCCTCGTTCGCAGCCTCCTACGGCGGCAAGGCCTACTCGCTGACCAATTCGATCCTCTCCTACATGGGCAAGCTGACCAATTCGCTCGAAGGCCGCTACGACGGGCTGATCCATCCGGGCGTCAATGTTGCCGAGGACGGAACCTACTCGAAGAACACGACCATCACCACCGATGCGGTTGACTACTACAATACGGTGATCTACCCGCGTGCCAATACCGAATCGAACGTTTTCGACACCTCCTACCTCAAGATGAAGGAGCTGCGCATCGAGTATTCCTTGCCGCGGAGCCTCTGCGCCAAGACGAGGGTATTCCAGAGCGCCTCGATCTCGTTCTTCGCCACGAACCTCTTCTGCATCACCAACTTCCCGCAGTACGATCCCGAAGTGGCGTCGCTCTCCGGTTCGTCGCTCTACCGGGGTGTGGAGACGGGTGCCTATCCCATGGTGCGCTCCTATGGTTTCAGCCTTAAGCTCGGATTCTAAAACAGGACAAAAAGATGAAGACTATGAAATATCTGATGCTCGGAATGGCGCTGCTGCTCTCCCTCGGAAGCTGCACGACGAAGTTCGACGAGTACAATACCAATCCCAACGAGATGGATCTCTGGAATATCGGTCCTTCGGGGATGCTCCAGCAGCTGCTCTACTCCGGGACCGAGGTTTTCCTCTATCGGACGTGGCTGCTGAACGGCGAGTTGATCCAATATACGTTTGCCGGGTCGGGCAACAACACCTACCACCGCTATGTGATCGCCAATTCGGTGGGTTCGTCGGCCTGGTCGAACCTCTACCGCCAGGCTGCCAATGCCGACCACATGCGCCTGCTGGCCATCCAGCGCGAGAGCCCCAACTACGAGGCCGTGGCCGTTACACTGCGCACGCTGCTGATCTCCAACGTGATCGACATCTTCGGCGATGCTCCCTATACGGAGGCGTTCAAGGGCCCCTCGGAGGGAATCAGCCAGCCGAAATTCGACCGGCAGGAGGATGTCTACCGCGCACTGATGGCCGATTACGAGTATGCCAATTCGCTCTACGACACCTCGGCGGCGTTCGAAAACCCCGAACGCGACCTGCTCTACGGCGGCGACGTGGCCAAATGGCAGAAATTCAACAATTCGCTCTACTTGCGCCTGCTCATGCGTCTGAGCAACCGCGATGACGTGCTGGGGGTGTCGGAGAAGATCAACGAGATCTTCTCGTCGCCCGCGCGCTATCCGATTTTCACCTCGAACGACGACAACGCCACGATGTATTACGACGCTGTGGAGCCCTTCGTCAACTACTTCGGTTCGCGGCTGGAGACCCAGTTCACGACCTCTACGGGACGGCGCCCGGCCGAGCAGATCATCAACATGATGAAGGAGACCGGTGACCCGCGTATCAGCATCTGGTTCCGCCAACCGTCGGGCGCCGACGGCTGGAAGGGCGGCCAGAGCGGCATTGAGGCCCAGGAGGCCGACCTCACGGGCGTGGCGAATCTCAACAAGACGAATCTCGGCGAGTACGATTCGCCCTATGCGCTGATGAAGTACGACGAGGTGCTCTTCATCCAGGCTGAGGCGATGCAGCGGGGTTGGGTGGCCGGAGATGCCGCTGCGACCTATCAGCAGGCCATCCGGGCCTCCATCGAGTTCTGGCACGGCGTCGACAAGACGGGGCTGAACATCACCGACCGGGTCATCGAGAACTTCCTGGCCAACGTGCCCTACGACGGAACGCTGAAGACGATCCTTGATCAGAAGTATGTGGCGCTCTTCTGGGTGGGATTCGAGGCCTGGGCTGACTACCGGCGGACGGGGTATCCCGAGTTGGTCATCGGTACGGGAACCTTCAACGACCACATCCTGCCCCGGCGTCTGGTCTATCCGACCAACACCATGGAGACCAACCGCGAAAACTACGAAGAGGTGCTGGCCCGCCTGCGCAACGTCTACGGCGGCGATGACGACATGAAGACTCCGCTGTGGTGGTCGCTGGAGGCCGTCGAGCGGGGAATCCGATAAACCCAAAGAATGCTAAAGCACATGAAAACACGATCATATATTTGGAACAGAACCTTTTGGCGGACCTTGCTGCTGCTGATAGCGGGTGTGATGTTCGCCGGTTGCGAGAAGGACGATACGGCAGAGAAGTATCTCTACCTGCTTGATCCCGACCGGAACCCCCTGGAGGAGCTCTCCTATGGCGTCAGTGGCGGGATGCAGGATTTTCTGATGTACTCGAATTATGGCCACTGGCAGCTGGTGCCCACCTATGCCGAGGATGCGGAGTGGATCTCCTTCTGGCCCACCGAAGGGGTCGGGGACGCCCGTTTCTCGACGCTCGTCAAGGAGAATAAGAGCGCTTACAGGCGTTACGGCGAGTTGAACGTCGTGGTCGACGGCGAGTCGGTCATGGTGCTGAAGTTCAGCCAGGAAGCCGCCGAGCCCGTGCTGGAGATCGACATGGGCGATGCCGGCAAGACCGTGTCGGTCAAGGGCGAAAGCTTCACGGTCAACGTGACGTCGAATGTCGACTGGGTGGCCGAACTGGTCGATCCCGAGGATGCTTCGTGGGTGAGCATCGGGGAGTTTACCGACCACACGCAGACCTTTGTCTGTGCACCCAATGAGGGCGATGTCGCCCGGGAAGCCCGCATCCGCATCCAGGCGTACGGGACCTCGCTGTCGCGCGAGTTCGTGATCTATCAGGCCGACCGGACCACGGCTTTCGAAAACGCTGAACAGATCTCGCTCTCCGAACTGCTGGCGATGGGCGAGGGCAAGATCTCCGAGAACGTCTATGTCGTGGGAAGCGTCATCAGCGACCGCACGACGCGCAACTACCCCGTGGCCTACGGGAAGAATGGCGAAAATCCCGCCAATACGATGTTCATCCAGGATGCCACCGCAGGCCTGTGGATCGAGTTCGAGAATGAGGCGGACAATACTTATGATTTGAACGATCGGGTGACCATTCACATGTACGGTCAGATCATCGCCCGCGACACCTATACGAACGGCCTGAAGATCGACCGGTTGTCGTCGTCGGCCGTGCAGTCGTCCGAACCGGGCCCGGCGGTCGAGCCGATCGTGCTGGACGACGTGTCGCAACTCTCGCAGTACGAAAACCGGCTGGTGACGCTCAGTAACGTGGAGTTCGCGCTGCCCTACGGTACGCTGGTCAACATCAACGAATCGGGTTACCTGGGTGTGGAACAGGGCGCGGCATACCAGGCTTCGGCCGATTACAACGACCTGACGATCGAGTACGGCCACTACGTGCGCGACGCACACGGCAACACGACGAAGCTCTACACCACGTGGTCGTTCACCGAACGGGCGCTGTCGATGATGCCCGAGGGTGCGGGCGACATCACGGGAATCGTCAACAAACGCTACAAGTGCGACGTCTACGACGGCCGCGACGAGAGCCGCCGCAAGGTGGAGTCGTGGTGCATCCGCATCCGCCGCGAGTCGGACATCACCAACTTCGATGCCGATCCCGCCACGCGCCTTTCGAAGACGATCATGCAGATCGGGCCGTGGACCGACAACAAGGGGGCGCTGCCGACCGTCATGGCCTCCGTCGGTCAAGGGCAGCTCAAG from uncultured Alistipes sp. carries:
- a CDS encoding SusC/RagA family TonB-linked outer membrane protein is translated as MLKLLTSMIERWSVVCTKGCVLLLLGALTAPLHGIAANGEVFESVERNIRISGVVRDSEGNPLVGATLIVEGTTQGTSTGANGEYSLTVPSKARIICSYLGFNSVTQEVGTRTRLDFTLEASANSIEDVVVTALGITRKEKSLGYAVSKIGEDDITNSASGNWLSGMAGKVAGLNLDQSSAGPGGSVRVTLRGEGSLSYNNNTALFVVDGVPIGNGMEGNSTSGSYESDDAPIDYGNGAGDINPEDVESISILKGPAATALYGSRAANGAVIITTKSGRQQRGIGVTYSTSVTFDKAGYWPDFQYEYGAGDFRKTTINTGHTSDGLSPDEYSFYTVDAEHSDTGVRIPTFHSRYQFGEKINGQMRYMYASYDPETDTYTRLPYEVCDWYKGFFRTGVTYTNSVAIDASDGRGSQLRLSIKDTRNDWIVPNTGFNTQNISFSASSKRNKWIEASVKMTYYRKNSDNLPVGGYSNSSPLKTLLWQPVSASVDDAYNEWASGRLVDYYSGADTSMKLINGSMDNPYFIVYECLNTQSRDRVYGNASVTGHIIPDKLSLTLRSGLDFSNDFRTQQKPQYTHAYLDGMYREQTIRSLEINNDFLLNYHDTFGDFALNASFGGNNMVYKYSNIRLTAQQLEEPNVFILQNVNGTLDFSSVRRMKSINSFYGFVSLSWRDMLFLDITGRNDWSSTLAPGYNSYFYPSVSASVLLDEVLGIKQKAAWIDMLKIRGSWANVGNDTEPYQLLAAYSNSSVFTGAYTLPSSTKNMRLKPENVESWEVGVEGHFFKNRISFDVAYYDSETTDQIINVPSDWATGASSMVINAGCVRNNGVEVAMHFRPIEHRNWSWNIDVNWSKNWNELVELAPGVNVWQLNANNTIGSKVFIYAYPGTELGRIYGYGLQTAPEGAFYYDEQGRKIDCSGQDIVDAETGNPILDGTNLKDLGSIYPQWKGGFTTSLRYKNLSLTASFAASYGGKAYSLTNSILSYMGKLTNSLEGRYDGLIHPGVNVAEDGTYSKNTTITTDAVDYYNTVIYPRANTESNVFDTSYLKMKELRIEYSLPRSLCAKTRVFQSASISFFATNLFCITNFPQYDPEVASLSGSSLYRGVETGAYPMVRSYGFSLKLGF
- a CDS encoding SusD/RagB family nutrient-binding outer membrane lipoprotein encodes the protein MKTMKYLMLGMALLLSLGSCTTKFDEYNTNPNEMDLWNIGPSGMLQQLLYSGTEVFLYRTWLLNGELIQYTFAGSGNNTYHRYVIANSVGSSAWSNLYRQAANADHMRLLAIQRESPNYEAVAVTLRTLLISNVIDIFGDAPYTEAFKGPSEGISQPKFDRQEDVYRALMADYEYANSLYDTSAAFENPERDLLYGGDVAKWQKFNNSLYLRLLMRLSNRDDVLGVSEKINEIFSSPARYPIFTSNDDNATMYYDAVEPFVNYFGSRLETQFTTSTGRRPAEQIINMMKETGDPRISIWFRQPSGADGWKGGQSGIEAQEADLTGVANLNKTNLGEYDSPYALMKYDEVLFIQAEAMQRGWVAGDAAATYQQAIRASIEFWHGVDKTGLNITDRVIENFLANVPYDGTLKTILDQKYVALFWVGFEAWADYRRTGYPELVIGTGTFNDHILPRRLVYPTNTMETNRENYEEVLARLRNVYGGDDDMKTPLWWSLEAVERGIR
- a CDS encoding DUF5689 domain-containing protein; the encoded protein is MKTRSYIWNRTFWRTLLLLIAGVMFAGCEKDDTAEKYLYLLDPDRNPLEELSYGVSGGMQDFLMYSNYGHWQLVPTYAEDAEWISFWPTEGVGDARFSTLVKENKSAYRRYGELNVVVDGESVMVLKFSQEAAEPVLEIDMGDAGKTVSVKGESFTVNVTSNVDWVAELVDPEDASWVSIGEFTDHTQTFVCAPNEGDVAREARIRIQAYGTSLSREFVIYQADRTTAFENAEQISLSELLAMGEGKISENVYVVGSVISDRTTRNYPVAYGKNGENPANTMFIQDATAGLWIEFENEADNTYDLNDRVTIHMYGQIIARDTYTNGLKIDRLSSSAVQSSEPGPAVEPIVLDDVSQLSQYENRLVTLSNVEFALPYGTLVNINESGYLGVEQGAAYQASADYNDLTIEYGHYVRDAHGNTTKLYTTWSFTERALSMMPEGAGDITGIVNKRYKCDVYDGRDESRRKVESWCIRIRRESDITNFDADPATRLSKTIMQIGPWTDNKGALPTVMASVGQGQLKHSVGVDVLGSTSGNTQQMYLAWAHARCTAATWNEQTGSWLPTYGNTKGVQYIALMAQNWWKNTSAVNSDTDGCCWILSNLSTAGYTGQISLQFTASSNTLGPMYFQMEWAETDDAKEWTPIGYEYVASNWHSCIHAPEYLFVLPDELKDRASFAIRLRATRQRNASDNEDTAEGTSRLGIIRMSCLDM